From a single Nicotiana tomentosiformis chromosome 2, ASM39032v3, whole genome shotgun sequence genomic region:
- the LOC138906131 gene encoding uncharacterized protein has product MTLAPVASPPAQPSRGGAQLARGRARGGGRSSGGQARLYAFPARPDVIASDAMITGIVSVCHREASILFEPGSTYSHVSSYFVRYLDMPRESLVSPICVSTPVGDTFIVYSVYRSCVVAIWGLETRVDLLLLSMVDFDVILDMDWLSPCHAILDYHTKTERYRGCQRSSGKVLKLCSKQGNFLLEGSTYGWEGVFAIFGLCERC; this is encoded by the coding sequence ATGACTTTAGCACCAGTTGCTTCCCCACCCGCCCAAccatctcggggtggggctcagttagCTAGAGGTCGcgcaagagggggaggccgatcgaGTGGAGGTCAGGCTCGATTatatgcttttcctgctaggccagatgttattgcttctgatgcaatgatcacaggtattgtctcagtgtgccatagggaagcttctatattatttgaaccTGGTTCAACATATTCGcatgtttcatcatattttgtacgttatctggatatgccccgtgagtccttagtttcacctatttgtgtatctacaccggtgggtgatactTTTATAGTTTAcagtgtgtatcgatcgtgtgtggtAGCTATttggggactggagactagagttgatctcttattgcttagcatggttgatttcgatgtaatcttggatatggattggttgtctccatgtcatgctattctggactatcaCACAAAAACAGAGCGataccggggttgccaaaggtcgaGTGGAAAGGTTCTCAAATTATGTTCcaagcagggtaatttcttacttgaaggctcaacgtatggttgggaaggggtgtttgccatatttggcctttgtgagagatgttga